In Cydia fagiglandana chromosome 3, ilCydFagi1.1, whole genome shotgun sequence, the following are encoded in one genomic region:
- the LOC134680133 gene encoding uncharacterized protein LOC134680133, with protein MLRFAHNCRVSSNKTTGVLQPEELEVSFKKLVALSQQASFPHELKLLRDKQPLGPKNPILSLNPFYDDDDKLLRVGGRLSSSFYPFDKRHPMLLHAKHSLTRLLFQQEHIRLLHAPPQLLLAAIRESIWAVSGRTLARTVSQQCVTCRRAAGNTSAPLMGALPSQRVTPDFPFISVGVDFAGPFMITDRHGRGCKITKCYLAIFVCFRYKCLHLEAVSTLSTDSFILSLRRFISRRGRPREIFCDNGRNFLGAAKEISDYLTSNSDTVCNFAANEGIQFKFQPAYAPHFGGLWEAGVKSAKFHLNRILGNAHLTYEELTTLFSQVESILNSRPLCPLSSSPNDFQPLTPGHFIIGRALTSLPSPHLADINPNRLDRFQRLEALRQHFWRRWQMEYVCELQQRTKWRVPGRALQLGDLVLIKEENTLPLHWRLGRVAKLFPGADGISRVAEVATVTGTYKRGVKYLCPLLDETHEALKADASKGPQDVSAPTTEGEAGTVHR; from the coding sequence ATGCTTAGGTTTGCGCATAACTGCCGTGTTTCATCTAATAAAACTACCGGTGTGCTACAACCTGAGGAGCTCGAGGTTTCCTTTAAAAAATTAGTCGCTTTGTCACAGCAGGCTAGTTTTCCTCACGAATTGAAATTGTTGCGTGACAAGCAACCTTTAGGCCCTAAAAACCCTATTTTATCGTTGAACCCATTTTACGATGATGACGACAAGCTTCTCAGAGTTGGTGGACGTCTGTCCTCGTCGTTTTATCCATTTGACAAACGCCACCCAATGCTCTTACATGCCAAACATAGTTTGACTAGATTGTTGTTTCAACAGGAACATATCCGTCTCCTGCATGCTCCTCCTCAGCTGCTTCTAGCCGCCATTCGCGAGTCTATATGGGCCGTATCGGGGCGCACACTTGCGCGCACCGTATCGCAACAATGCGTCACCTGTCGCCGCGCAGCTGGCAACACTTCTGCTCCTTTGATGGGCGCTCTGCCTTCTCAGCGCGTAACGCCTGATTTTCCCTTTATTAGTGTCGGCGTAGACTTCGCAGGTCCGTTTATGATTACGGACAGGCATGGCAGAGGTTGCAAAATAACAAAGTGCTATTTAGCTATATTTGTTTGTTTCCGGTACAAATGTTTGCATTTAGAGGCAGTAAGCACGCTGTCGACGGATTCCTTCATTCTTTCGCTGCGACGTTTTATCTCTCGCAGAGGGCGACCTCGCGAGATCTTCTGCGATAATGGACGTAATTTTTTAGGAGCGGCCAAGGAAATTAGCGATTACCTTACTTCAAACTCAGACACGGTTTGCAATTTTGCAGCAAATGAGggaatacaatttaaatttcaaCCGGCATATGCTCCTCACTTTGGTGGTTTGTGGGAAGCAGGAGTCAAATCGGCAAAATTTCACCTCAATCGTATATTAGGTAACGCTCATTTAACATATGAGGAATTGACAACTCTCTTTAGTCAGGTGGAGTCCATCCTGAATAGTCGTCCCTTGTGTCCTTTGTCGTCCTCTCCAAACGATTTCCAACCCTTAACCCCAGGTCACTTCATCATCGGCCGCGCGCTCACTTCGTTGCCGTCGCCCCACCTCGCGGATATAAACCCAAACCGTTTAGATAGGTTTCAGAGGCTCGAGGCATTAAGACAGCACTTCTGGCGGCGCTGGCAAATGGAATACGTCTGCGAGCTCCAGCAACGGACGAAATGGCGTGTTCCAGGACGAGCTCTTCAACTGGGTGACCTGGTCCTAATCAAGGAAGAGAATACTCTTCCACTGCACTGGCGGCTTGGACGAGTCGCCAAATTGTTTCCTGGCGCTGACGGGATTTCGCGAGTAGCTGAAGTTGCTACTGTAACGGGCACCTATAAACGAGGTGTGAAGTACCTCTGCCCTCTGCTGGACGAGACCCATGAAGCCTTGAAGGCTGACGCCTCCAAGGGCCCCCAGGATGTTTCGGCTCCTACCACCGAAGGGGAAGCGGGGACCGTACACCGCTAA